A single window of Nicotiana tomentosiformis chromosome 1, ASM39032v3, whole genome shotgun sequence DNA harbors:
- the LOC138906531 gene encoding uncharacterized protein, with product MGSLQWKEGMDRFAAEKETTRAQLSSSETQLQKMKEKGMVQAKRIEELEARLASVLAKAESDAKKAKANADALVAVYRADAEAAQVQEREATEETLEEIHARGFDLAKEIKRAKELEADAETLVSDGDDDANGDDDDDGSKSGSENRGEPDKEETAHDREV from the exons ATGGGGTCTttgcagtggaaagaaggtatggaccgctttgctgcagagaaagaaactactcgagcccagttatcatcgtccgaaacccaacttcagaaaatgaaggaaaaaggcatgGTTCAAGCGAAAAGaatagaggagcttgaggctcggttggcctctgtacttgcaaaggccgaatctgatgccaAAAAGGCAAAGGCcaatgcggatgcactcgtggccgtctatcgggccgatgctgaagctgcccaagtccaagAAAGAGAGGCAACCGA GGAAACccttgaggagatccatgctcgtggtttcgatctcgctaaagagataaaaagggccaaagaactcgaagccgatgctgaaactctggtttctgatggcgatgatgatgccAATGGCGATGACGATgacgatgggagcaagagcggatccgaaaaCAGGGGGgagcctgataaagaagagaccgctcatgaccgagaagtttag